In the genome of Leptospira sanjuanensis, one region contains:
- the efp gene encoding elongation factor P: MTLGITEVKKGMVLKVEGDLYSVVKTEFVNPGKGSAFIRTKLKNLTRNSSIERTFKAAEKLESVELEKRNMTICYTEGDDIIFMDSNDFEQMPVSKEYVEDILPFLKEETAMEVTFYEGKPIGVIPPNFSILQVTYAEEGLKGDTSGTAQKRVTVETGGEINVPIFVKQGDVIKIDLRDLTYVERVNK; this comes from the coding sequence ATGACTCTTGGCATCACAGAAGTAAAAAAAGGTATGGTTCTCAAAGTGGAAGGGGATCTTTATTCGGTAGTCAAAACCGAATTCGTAAACCCGGGAAAGGGTTCTGCGTTTATTAGAACCAAACTTAAGAACCTCACCAGAAACAGCTCGATCGAACGCACCTTCAAGGCGGCGGAAAAACTGGAAAGCGTCGAGTTGGAAAAAAGAAACATGACCATCTGCTACACCGAAGGCGACGACATCATCTTCATGGATTCCAACGACTTCGAACAGATGCCGGTGTCTAAAGAATATGTGGAGGACATTCTTCCGTTCTTAAAGGAAGAAACCGCGATGGAAGTTACGTTCTACGAAGGCAAACCGATCGGAGTCATTCCTCCGAACTTCTCCATCCTTCAAGTTACTTATGCGGAAGAAGGTCTCAAAGGGGACACTTCCGGTACGGCTCAAAAAAGAGTCACCGTCGAAACCGGCGGAGAAATCAATGTTCCGATATTCGTAAAGCAGGGCGACGTTATAAAAATAGACCTGCGCGATCTCACTTACGTAGAAAGGGTCAACAAATAA
- a CDS encoding KamA family radical SAM protein produces the protein MPRSSDWETTSPQWLNWKWQIQNRIKTQSELSEHLELTPTEKLSFDACSEFFEFSVTPYYLRLADQKDPHCPIRLQIVPRKEELIRNGFERQDPLAEEAHMPVKGVTHRYPDRALWYLSHVCAVYCRFCTRKRKVSKSIHTPGKEEWDQALAYFRSHPEIKEVILSGGDPLNLSDEKLDYLLGELKSISHINQVRIHSRYPVTLPMRIDASLCAVLKKHFPIYLVTHFNHPKEITPLVKERIALLIQEGNVMVLNQGVLLKGINDSAETLKDLFYGLTAIGIKPYYLHQCDEVWGSGGFRVEISKGVEIMKQIRGKISGLSVPLYVVDLTGGGGKVPLPTDYLAEKTDHSYIFRNYQDELYEISY, from the coding sequence GTGCCTCGTTCCTCCGATTGGGAGACAACTTCTCCTCAATGGCTGAATTGGAAGTGGCAGATTCAAAATCGTATCAAAACACAAAGCGAGTTGTCCGAACATCTCGAGTTGACGCCGACGGAAAAACTTTCCTTTGACGCTTGTTCCGAGTTCTTCGAATTTTCGGTTACGCCGTATTACTTACGTCTCGCGGATCAAAAAGATCCCCATTGTCCGATCCGTTTGCAAATCGTTCCTCGCAAAGAAGAATTGATCCGAAACGGTTTTGAAAGGCAGGACCCTCTCGCCGAAGAAGCGCACATGCCCGTCAAGGGCGTTACCCACCGTTATCCCGATCGCGCCCTTTGGTATTTATCGCACGTATGCGCCGTGTATTGCAGATTCTGCACGCGCAAACGAAAGGTCAGCAAATCCATTCACACTCCGGGCAAAGAAGAATGGGATCAGGCTCTCGCTTACTTTCGATCGCATCCTGAAATTAAGGAAGTGATCTTATCCGGAGGAGATCCGCTCAATCTTTCGGACGAGAAATTGGATTATCTTTTAGGCGAACTCAAATCCATTTCGCATATCAATCAGGTTCGGATTCATTCCCGATATCCCGTAACTCTTCCGATGCGAATCGACGCTTCGTTATGCGCCGTATTGAAAAAACATTTTCCGATCTATCTCGTAACGCACTTCAATCATCCGAAAGAAATCACACCTTTGGTAAAGGAAAGAATCGCGCTTCTCATCCAGGAAGGAAACGTGATGGTTTTGAACCAGGGAGTTCTGCTCAAAGGGATCAACGATTCCGCGGAAACTTTAAAAGATTTGTTCTACGGATTGACCGCGATCGGGATCAAACCCTATTACCTCCATCAGTGCGACGAGGTTTGGGGAAGCGGCGGATTCCGGGTCGAGATCTCCAAGGGAGTCGAAATCATGAAGCAGATTCGGGGAAAAATTTCGGGCCTTTCCGTTCCTCTCTACGTGGTCGATTTGACCGGAGGCGGAGGCAAGGTTCCGCTTCCGACCGATTATCTCGCGGAAAAGACGGATCATTCGTACATATTCCGAAACTATCAGGACGAACTCTATGAAATCAGTTATTAA
- a CDS encoding SDR family oxidoreductase, which translates to MSSEKEHKPILVAGAGSGIGKSVLENLNLLSRDAIGISRTGAEWKNAESGSPFEYGKNFQCNLSRQSEVLEFVGALKSQVNSLSGVYFTFGSGLFKSVDQIALEEWNAHFVLNLNSLFLLTKEILPLLRAGSFLCYLSSTAGYQGFPNSTAYCASRHAIAGFAKALREELKSQGIRVITVYPGAVYTDIWKGREGFEQDDMIPVDDFGKWLATLATLPDAVYPDEIRLLPRKGIL; encoded by the coding sequence TTGTCCTCCGAAAAAGAACACAAGCCCATTCTCGTAGCCGGGGCCGGTTCCGGCATCGGAAAGTCCGTATTAGAAAACTTGAATTTACTTTCGCGGGACGCGATCGGGATTTCCAGAACCGGCGCCGAGTGGAAAAACGCGGAAAGCGGAAGTCCGTTCGAATACGGAAAGAATTTTCAGTGCAATCTTTCCAGGCAGTCCGAGGTTCTCGAGTTCGTGGGCGCTCTGAAATCGCAGGTGAATTCCTTGTCCGGAGTGTATTTTACCTTCGGAAGCGGACTTTTTAAATCCGTGGATCAAATCGCATTAGAAGAATGGAATGCACATTTCGTTCTCAATCTGAATTCTCTCTTTTTACTCACGAAGGAGATTCTGCCGCTGTTGCGGGCCGGTTCCTTTTTGTGTTATCTTTCTTCCACCGCCGGTTATCAGGGCTTTCCGAACTCGACGGCGTATTGTGCGAGCCGCCACGCGATTGCGGGTTTTGCAAAAGCGCTTCGGGAAGAATTAAAATCCCAGGGAATCCGGGTCATTACGGTTTATCCCGGTGCGGTTTATACGGATATCTGGAAGGGAAGGGAAGGGTTCGAACAGGACGACATGATCCCCGTGGATGATTTCGGGAAATGGCTCGCGACTCTCGCGACTCTTCCCGATGCGGTCTATCCGGACGAAATCCGCTTATTGCCTCGCAAAGGGATTTTATAA
- a CDS encoding 1,2-dihydroxy-3-keto-5-methylthiopentene dioxygenase, translating to MATIVRQNGQAPIQETNEVKSFLKERGIDYDHWAVPPNAANLTDKEVLADSEKEELLKKLDDRFETLKAKEGYQSRDLIVLHPNVSGLNEMLAKFDRVHYHTDEEVRYIVDGSGVFGFALKGEKFLVHVYKDDFISVPRNTNHWFYLDDKKRIKAVRYFQDMSGWVPNYVEETNTLD from the coding sequence ATGGCAACGATAGTAAGACAAAACGGACAAGCGCCGATTCAGGAAACGAACGAAGTGAAATCCTTTCTCAAAGAGAGAGGAATCGACTACGATCATTGGGCGGTTCCGCCTAACGCGGCAAATCTTACCGATAAGGAAGTGTTGGCCGATTCGGAAAAAGAGGAACTTCTGAAAAAACTGGACGATCGTTTTGAAACTCTCAAAGCCAAAGAAGGTTATCAATCCCGCGATTTGATCGTGCTTCATCCGAACGTTTCCGGATTGAACGAGATGCTCGCGAAATTCGACCGGGTTCATTATCACACGGACGAAGAGGTTCGATACATCGTGGACGGATCGGGAGTATTCGGTTTCGCCTTAAAGGGCGAGAAGTTTCTCGTTCACGTTTATAAGGACGACTTCATCTCCGTTCCAAGAAACACGAACCACTGGTTTTATCTCGACGATAAAAAAAGAATCAAAGCGGTACGTTACTTTCAGGATATGAGCGGTTGGGTTCCGAACTACGTGGAAGAAACGAATACTCTGGACTGA
- a CDS encoding histidine kinase N-terminal 7TM domain-containing protein — protein MNLPPLHETMDLSWSPFAFYSGFSFLVFSFNLYVTYKNLKVRGSKEFLFVLCGFALYSLGSFFEILSRNENWILFWDDFQFIGNDIIVIGISFFIPRITALTFVYRFPLSLLLVLFPISNELLLWSGYHPEWIRTNVRFLTDTSWKALTYDYGPWMKLFIVYYLGAQTAVIGILIWKFLTLTGFRQAQMSLLLVGILFPFLGGLMTVAGVFPFINPHMDVFPITGCATSLVWAYGLFYFKMMDLIPVARDKVFNLIQDGIIILDKTNIILDYNEAAINLFLGQLNTAGITLKEVYPDLNYLIEKYKRNEIDSIPDLRLFIKGELRYYEVILRNFSNRSERSDFWILTLRNITERKLGEERAIEEKNFLNMILDSTRVLFVALDREGRILRFNKACENAFGYRSDEVKGHAFWDIFVEPHKKESIKKVYLRMIRGKFLPKTQEQWIGKFKERKVIQWENREIKDKNGRTNYIITAGADLTDVYNAENEIANLKTANEEITKKNQMIEDQKKELEQIIDTLTKTQAQLVQAAKLADLGQLVSGIAHEINNPLGAILASNQNIQHYTKSFREKSKDYFRLLKKLPERIRDQISSLIDIAATHSDLVLGLERRKRAKDVRTNLERLGIPSPSNELCEVALECGLYGREEEYIELLKHKEAIPILELITDLLGPERNSQTIQTAVERSSKILYALKSLAHFESKSVLEESNLRENVEIVLALYQNLFRHGVDLSVNFEELPKIPIYRDDLLHLWTNLIMNAVQAMNYSGKLNISGNKENGFAVVQVEDSGPGIPDSLREKIFDPFFTTKPPGEGSGLGLDICLKIVEKHNGTISYESEPGKTVFTVKLPLVHTKN, from the coding sequence ATGAATCTACCGCCTCTGCACGAAACCATGGACCTTTCCTGGTCCCCGTTTGCGTTCTATTCCGGTTTTTCGTTCCTTGTCTTCTCTTTCAATCTATACGTTACATACAAAAATCTTAAAGTACGGGGAAGCAAAGAATTCCTTTTCGTTCTATGCGGTTTCGCGCTCTATTCCTTAGGTAGTTTTTTCGAGATTCTTTCCCGAAACGAAAATTGGATCTTATTCTGGGACGATTTTCAGTTCATCGGCAACGACATCATCGTAATCGGCATTTCGTTTTTTATTCCTAGAATCACAGCCCTTACGTTCGTATATCGCTTCCCTTTGAGCCTGCTTCTAGTTCTATTTCCGATCTCCAACGAACTGCTTTTGTGGTCCGGTTATCATCCCGAATGGATCAGAACCAATGTTCGATTTCTTACGGATACTTCCTGGAAAGCGCTCACATACGACTATGGCCCTTGGATGAAGTTGTTTATCGTTTATTATCTAGGAGCTCAAACAGCCGTCATCGGAATTCTCATCTGGAAATTCTTAACGCTGACCGGATTTCGCCAAGCGCAGATGTCTCTCCTTTTGGTGGGAATTCTTTTTCCGTTTCTCGGAGGTCTGATGACCGTGGCCGGCGTATTCCCGTTCATCAATCCTCATATGGATGTGTTCCCGATCACCGGATGTGCGACTTCCCTCGTATGGGCTTACGGTCTTTTTTATTTCAAGATGATGGATCTGATTCCCGTCGCCAGGGACAAAGTTTTCAATCTGATTCAAGACGGAATTATTATATTAGATAAAACGAATATCATTCTGGATTACAACGAGGCGGCGATCAATCTTTTTCTGGGACAATTGAACACCGCGGGGATCACCCTGAAGGAAGTGTATCCCGACTTGAACTATCTGATCGAGAAATACAAACGAAACGAAATCGATTCGATCCCGGATCTGAGGTTGTTCATCAAAGGAGAACTTCGGTATTACGAGGTTATTCTCAGGAATTTTTCAAACCGATCGGAACGAAGCGACTTCTGGATTCTCACCTTAAGGAATATCACGGAACGCAAGTTAGGCGAAGAACGCGCCATCGAGGAAAAGAACTTCCTGAATATGATTTTGGATTCGACCAGGGTTCTTTTCGTCGCCCTCGACCGCGAAGGAAGAATTCTTCGATTCAACAAAGCCTGTGAAAACGCGTTCGGCTATCGTTCCGACGAGGTCAAAGGCCACGCGTTCTGGGACATCTTCGTGGAACCTCACAAAAAGGAATCGATCAAGAAAGTGTATCTGAGAATGATCCGAGGAAAGTTTCTTCCGAAAACCCAGGAACAATGGATCGGTAAATTCAAAGAACGGAAAGTGATCCAATGGGAAAACCGTGAAATCAAGGACAAAAACGGAAGAACCAATTACATCATCACTGCGGGCGCGGATTTGACTGACGTTTACAATGCGGAAAACGAAATCGCAAATCTCAAAACTGCCAACGAGGAAATCACAAAAAAGAATCAGATGATCGAGGATCAAAAGAAAGAACTCGAACAAATCATCGACACTCTCACCAAAACGCAAGCGCAACTCGTTCAGGCGGCAAAACTTGCGGACCTAGGACAACTCGTTTCGGGAATCGCGCACGAAATCAACAACCCGTTAGGCGCCATTCTCGCTTCGAACCAAAACATACAACACTACACCAAATCCTTTCGGGAAAAATCGAAGGACTATTTCCGTCTTTTAAAAAAATTACCGGAACGGATACGAGATCAAATTTCCTCGTTAATCGACATCGCCGCAACCCACTCGGATCTTGTTTTAGGTCTGGAAAGAAGAAAAAGGGCAAAAGACGTCCGCACAAATCTCGAACGTCTGGGCATTCCGTCCCCTTCCAACGAACTCTGCGAGGTCGCGCTCGAATGCGGTCTTTACGGAAGAGAAGAGGAATATATCGAACTTCTCAAACATAAGGAAGCGATTCCGATTTTGGAATTGATCACGGATCTTTTGGGACCGGAAAGAAATTCTCAGACGATTCAAACCGCAGTCGAACGGTCCTCCAAAATTCTGTACGCGTTGAAAAGTTTGGCCCATTTTGAAAGCAAAAGCGTGTTAGAAGAATCGAATTTACGGGAGAATGTGGAAATCGTTCTCGCTCTCTATCAAAACCTGTTCCGTCACGGAGTGGATCTTTCCGTGAACTTCGAGGAACTTCCGAAAATTCCGATCTACCGGGACGATCTGCTCCATCTTTGGACAAACCTCATCATGAACGCCGTCCAAGCGATGAATTATTCCGGCAAACTCAATATCAGCGGAAACAAAGAGAACGGTTTTGCAGTAGTTCAGGTGGAAGACTCGGGCCCGGGGATTCCGGATTCCCTTCGAGAGAAGATCTTCGATCCGTTCTTTACGACCAAACCTCCGGGAGAAGGAAGCGGACTCGGCCTGGATATTTGCCTGAAGATCGTCGAAAAACATAACGGAACGATTTCTTACGAATCAGAGCCCGGAAAGACGGTATTTACCGTAAAGCTCCCTTTAGTGCATACTAAAAACTGA
- a CDS encoding phosphate ABC transporter substrate-binding protein, whose amino-acid sequence MKLRSTILSAVILAAAFTGNCKPKETITVTGSETMHIMLQMIGLEYSRKNSGVQVVVHGGGSIEGIEKLFQGKTDIAAASRPLTETELKEFDSKGKFESLAVAYDGIAIIVHPSNPVRKISLENASKIFAGEISDWSKVGGKPGKIDVVIRNDKSGTAAYFETHVLKQKDLGIKNFEVRKNVGYVKTAKVVADNDAMAAAIDGNQNSIGFMGMGSAVFENKGRVRALEYSLSGKDPFVVPSIENVYNRKYELSRGLYLFYLSDHGQKIDDFITYVTSEDGQKTILKSGYLRGTLPTVEVEVKK is encoded by the coding sequence ATGAAATTAAGATCCACAATTCTATCCGCGGTCATCCTTGCTGCGGCATTTACAGGAAATTGCAAACCGAAAGAAACGATCACCGTCACCGGTTCGGAAACGATGCACATAATGTTGCAGATGATCGGATTGGAATATTCCCGAAAAAACTCCGGAGTCCAAGTCGTTGTTCACGGCGGAGGCTCGATCGAAGGAATCGAAAAGTTATTTCAAGGTAAAACGGACATCGCAGCGGCGAGCAGGCCTCTGACCGAAACCGAACTGAAGGAATTCGACTCCAAAGGAAAATTCGAATCTCTCGCAGTCGCTTACGACGGAATCGCAATCATCGTTCATCCATCCAATCCGGTTCGCAAGATCAGCCTGGAAAACGCTTCTAAAATATTCGCCGGAGAAATCTCCGATTGGTCCAAGGTCGGAGGAAAACCCGGAAAGATCGACGTGGTGATCCGAAACGACAAATCGGGAACCGCGGCTTACTTTGAAACGCACGTCTTGAAACAAAAGGATTTAGGAATCAAGAACTTTGAAGTGAGAAAGAACGTAGGGTACGTGAAAACTGCCAAGGTGGTTGCGGACAACGACGCAATGGCGGCCGCGATCGACGGAAACCAAAACTCGATCGGGTTCATGGGAATGGGAAGCGCCGTTTTCGAGAACAAAGGACGCGTTCGTGCTCTGGAATATTCCTTGAGCGGAAAGGATCCGTTCGTCGTTCCGAGCATCGAAAACGTATATAACAGAAAATACGAACTCTCCCGAGGATTGTATCTCTTTTATCTTTCCGATCACGGACAAAAGATCGACGACTTCATCACGTATGTAACGAGCGAAGACGGACAAAAGACGATTCTCAAAAGCGGTTATTTGAGAGGAACCCTTCCTACAGTGGAAGTGGAAGTCAAAAAATAG
- a CDS encoding SAM-dependent methyltransferase — protein MKWMYDLMEKDVFPHWLIRFQIRRLLKQRLEQENQGSLEADQKRLISYVETLKKSPIAVHTSAANEQHYEVPADFFKLVMGKHMKYSSGYWETPNVSFDESERRMLEITCQRAKIENGMSVLDLGCGWGSLSLYLAENFPKSSITGVSNSKSQKKYIDEQAKKRGLKNLTILTADMNEFRISKKFDRLVSVEMLEHMKNYEKLFEKFASFLKPKGYFFVHIFTHHKYAYAFEVVDDTDWMSKYFFTGGQMPSHDLFLYFQKDFQIRDQWVVNGKHYALTSEEWLKGMVRNRDEILEIFSETYGKNQALKWFVYWKVFFMACAELWKYGNGEEWIVSHYLFSKR, from the coding sequence ATGAAGTGGATGTATGATCTGATGGAAAAGGATGTTTTTCCCCATTGGCTGATCCGTTTTCAGATTCGTCGACTTTTGAAACAAAGACTCGAGCAGGAAAATCAGGGTTCTCTTGAAGCCGATCAGAAACGATTGATTTCCTATGTGGAAACGCTCAAGAAATCTCCGATCGCCGTTCATACTTCCGCGGCAAACGAACAACACTACGAGGTTCCTGCCGATTTTTTTAAGCTCGTAATGGGAAAACACATGAAATACAGTTCGGGTTATTGGGAAACCCCGAACGTCTCTTTCGATGAATCCGAACGAAGAATGCTCGAGATCACCTGTCAACGAGCCAAGATCGAAAACGGTATGAGCGTATTGGATCTCGGTTGCGGTTGGGGTTCTTTATCCTTGTATCTTGCGGAAAACTTTCCGAAATCCTCGATTACCGGCGTTTCCAATTCCAAAAGCCAGAAGAAATACATAGACGAACAGGCAAAGAAACGCGGTCTGAAAAACCTAACGATCCTTACCGCCGATATGAACGAGTTTCGTATTTCGAAAAAGTTCGATCGTCTTGTTTCCGTGGAAATGTTGGAACACATGAAGAATTACGAAAAGCTTTTCGAGAAGTTTGCGTCCTTTCTCAAGCCGAAGGGTTACTTCTTCGTCCATATTTTTACGCATCACAAATACGCGTATGCGTTCGAAGTCGTGGACGATACTGACTGGATGTCCAAATATTTCTTTACCGGCGGTCAGATGCCTTCGCATGATCTGTTTTTATACTTTCAAAAAGATTTTCAAATTCGGGATCAATGGGTCGTCAACGGAAAACACTACGCGCTCACTTCCGAAGAGTGGCTGAAGGGAATGGTTCGAAACCGCGATGAAATTTTGGAAATCTTTTCCGAAACGTACGGTAAGAATCAGGCCTTAAAGTGGTTCGTTTATTGGAAAGTGTTCTTTATGGCCTGTGCCGAACTTTGGAAATACGGAAACGGGGAAGAATGGATCGTTTCCCATTATCTGTTCTCGAAACGTTAG
- the mtnB gene encoding methylthioribulose 1-phosphate dehydratase encodes MSVKKQLERLSELGAVYHKNGWMPGTAGNLSVRVPEESGFWVSGSGLDKNLLNKRNFLYVDLESGQPVDSKNSKATKGLKPSAETSIHRAVYRALDGVSCGLHVHTLESNLIRANTSKNEPVALLELPTIEILKAYGIWEENPKVYVPVIYNFPNVQDISDCLEKYLKDYRPKVPFCIIEKHGITVWGKDTIQANRNLEATDFILKYMVSWKNLSYPGETKNLPTDASELDRQEVFSTEFPVYPATFS; translated from the coding sequence ATGTCCGTTAAAAAACAATTGGAGCGGCTCTCGGAATTGGGAGCCGTCTATCACAAAAACGGATGGATGCCCGGAACCGCCGGGAATCTTTCCGTTCGTGTTCCGGAAGAATCCGGATTTTGGGTCAGCGGGAGCGGACTCGACAAAAATCTTCTCAACAAACGCAATTTTCTCTACGTGGATTTGGAATCGGGGCAGCCGGTGGATTCCAAAAATTCCAAGGCGACCAAAGGATTAAAGCCGAGCGCCGAAACTTCGATCCATCGCGCCGTATATCGTGCGTTAGACGGGGTTTCCTGCGGTCTTCATGTTCACACTCTCGAATCGAATTTAATCCGCGCGAACACTTCCAAAAACGAACCCGTTGCTTTACTCGAACTCCCCACAATCGAAATCCTGAAGGCATACGGAATCTGGGAAGAAAATCCAAAGGTTTACGTTCCTGTAATATACAATTTTCCGAATGTGCAGGATATCTCCGATTGTTTGGAAAAGTATCTCAAGGATTACAGACCTAAGGTTCCGTTCTGCATCATCGAAAAACACGGTATCACCGTTTGGGGAAAGGATACGATTCAGGCGAATCGGAATCTGGAAGCGACGGACTTTATTCTCAAATATATGGTCTCTTGGAAAAATCTTTCTTATCCGGGAGAAACGAAAAATCTGCCTACCGACGCATCGGAGCTGGATCGTCAGGAAGTCTTCTCCACCGAATTTCCGGTTTATCCCGCGACTTTCTCTTAA
- a CDS encoding LB_289 family protein, with product MKRTELERRERDLRKAEKKTQLQEKRLASGKGTSVGDYIDELSALFRYDATEIFNTGDDIAVLELLEDIQANLPAKQWENVLRKAIKKTGVQEKEKAYNELKELMNDEEESETAEEVGV from the coding sequence ATGAAACGCACCGAACTGGAAAGAAGAGAAAGAGACCTCCGCAAGGCAGAAAAAAAGACACAGCTTCAAGAAAAGAGGCTCGCCTCCGGAAAAGGAACTAGCGTAGGAGATTACATCGACGAGTTGTCCGCGCTCTTCCGTTATGACGCGACCGAAATCTTCAACACGGGAGACGACATTGCGGTCTTGGAATTATTGGAAGATATTCAAGCGAATCTCCCCGCGAAACAGTGGGAAAACGTGCTTCGTAAAGCGATCAAAAAGACCGGAGTTCAGGAAAAAGAAAAAGCATACAACGAACTCAAAGAATTGATGAACGACGAAGAAGAATCGGAAACGGCGGAAGAAGTCGGGGTATAA
- a CDS encoding PadR family transcriptional regulator, which produces MARINKTRYALLGIVAQSPKNAYEIKKTIEQTIGFFWQESFGQIYPILKQLEKEGCLKSSKEKKRTGPESTIYKITPKGKKELKEWLEKPVENFPYRNELLLKLFFGNHVEKEILIGHLQHTKEEVQRLTEIYANIRGFLDQHENPKVNKILSLITLDFGIATAKSFMEWAEESKNKIKNSDF; this is translated from the coding sequence ATGGCCCGTATCAACAAAACGCGTTATGCGCTCTTGGGTATCGTAGCACAAAGTCCCAAAAACGCCTATGAAATCAAAAAAACCATCGAACAAACCATCGGATTTTTCTGGCAGGAAAGTTTCGGACAAATCTATCCGATTCTCAAACAACTCGAAAAAGAAGGATGCCTTAAGTCGTCCAAAGAGAAAAAACGAACCGGCCCGGAATCGACGATCTACAAGATAACCCCCAAAGGAAAAAAAGAACTTAAGGAGTGGCTGGAAAAGCCCGTCGAAAATTTTCCCTATCGCAACGAACTTCTTTTAAAGCTCTTTTTCGGCAATCACGTGGAAAAGGAAATACTCATAGGACATCTGCAACATACGAAAGAGGAAGTGCAACGTCTCACCGAAATTTATGCGAACATCCGAGGCTTTTTGGATCAGCATGAAAATCCGAAAGTAAACAAGATATTGAGCCTGATCACTCTCGACTTCGGCATTGCAACCGCGAAAAGTTTTATGGAATGGGCGGAAGAATCGAAAAACAAAATAAAAAATTCGGATTTTTAA
- a CDS encoding DUF1295 domain-containing protein, whose protein sequence is MILQILTLMLSAWGAVAVLMSLLWWIGKKAKNYAIVDVGWGLCISTAAIVYYWLGDGFPLRTAQITSIVAFWGWRLSLFILVTRVFKGHEDARYTAFRADYGDQVDRKFFTNIFQFQGILAVLLSIPFVFPNLNDNPNQSDFELAGLVLFVLAVIGESWADFQLNEFKKNPSNQGKVCDVGLWKYSRHPNYFFEWLIWVAFGLFALGSPFGWIGLISPVVMFILLTKVTGVPLNEVGQLKSKGDLYREYMRKTNAFFPWFPKD, encoded by the coding sequence ATGATATTACAAATTCTTACTTTGATGTTAAGCGCGTGGGGTGCGGTCGCCGTTTTGATGTCGCTTCTTTGGTGGATCGGTAAAAAAGCGAAGAATTATGCGATCGTCGACGTGGGCTGGGGACTTTGTATATCGACCGCTGCGATCGTTTATTATTGGTTAGGCGACGGATTTCCGCTCCGCACCGCGCAGATCACTTCGATTGTCGCGTTTTGGGGTTGGAGACTTTCTCTTTTTATCCTGGTCACGCGCGTTTTTAAAGGTCACGAAGACGCTCGTTACACGGCCTTTCGCGCGGATTACGGCGATCAAGTCGATCGCAAGTTTTTTACCAATATCTTTCAGTTTCAGGGAATTCTCGCGGTGTTGTTGAGTATTCCGTTCGTGTTCCCGAATTTAAACGATAATCCGAATCAGAGCGATTTCGAACTCGCGGGACTTGTGCTTTTTGTTTTAGCGGTGATCGGAGAATCGTGGGCGGATTTTCAGTTGAACGAATTTAAAAAAAATCCGAGCAACCAAGGAAAAGTCTGCGATGTCGGACTCTGGAAATATTCCCGTCATCCGAATTATTTCTTTGAGTGGCTGATCTGGGTCGCTTTCGGTTTGTTCGCGCTTGGTTCTCCGTTCGGGTGGATCGGTTTGATTTCTCCGGTCGTCATGTTTATTCTTTTGACCAAAGTCACGGGCGTTCCATTGAACGAGGTCGGTCAGTTGAAATCCAAAGGCGATCTTTATCGGGAATACATGCGGAAGACGAACGCATTCTTCCCCTGGTTCCCGAAGGATTGA